The sequence below is a genomic window from Lycium ferocissimum isolate CSIRO_LF1 chromosome 9, AGI_CSIRO_Lferr_CH_V1, whole genome shotgun sequence.
CTTATTAGCGTACATGTATTCATAGCAACACTGGATATCGTCTCTGGGTCTCTGGAGAGTTTCAAATTTGAAGgtacttatcaaaaaaaaaaaaaaaaaaaaaaaaaaacaaaaaaaaaaaaaaaaaaaactttgaagGTAAATATGACCTCACGTTTCATACTTCTGATCAAGGCATGCATTAGAAGAAAACATTTTTGATCTTTACCAAAAATTTCTACTCCTCTTTGTTAACTTTTGAACATCCAGTTAAGGTCCACATACCAAGAGCCAAGAAGGCATTGCCAGGGAATTTGGGGTGAATCAAGAGGAAGGGGGAAtgataaagagaaaaataatagatGTTGGAGCCGGTTGTAATAGAGAGGCAACAAAGAAGATCTATTTAAGATAAAATATGAGTGACAGTAAATAAGTAGTAGAACACTTgtcaaaaataatttcataatcTTTTGATCAAAGCCCCACACGTTAATTCACAGAACTCTCAGATCTGAAGCTAGGCCTAAGCAAGCTGCTTTCAGCGGCTTCAATGCATCTAATTCTTAAAGATTGGTTTTGTTATTAGCTTATCTGAACTGTAGCTGTAAAACTTTGTGAAAAAATGGTGCCTTTCTTTTCTCTAAATTTCCAATTAGAAGTGCATAGTTATGCTCAATATTATGTCCTTATATTGCTGACTTATTTTTTCGAATAAAAAGTTTTGCTGATTGTTTCCAGATCATGCTGTATGATGCAACCAGGAGACTCCTAGACAGCAGGTTTCTGAAAAAGAATGAGAGCATCATGTCTGGTCAATTGGTAACATTTGATGGTCACTTAGTGGAGTTAGGAGAATGCGAGGAGGGCCAAAAGCCTCCAAAGCAAATCATTCCTCAAGGAAAACATACCATGGAACTTGGAAAAAGAGGACCAATACACGATGAAGTCGCTGTCCATAATAAGTTGCCAGCTGGTAGGTTATAAAATTTCAGTAAGGTAAAGATAATATGTGTTTGATGCGCATGTAGGAATTCCACCTTATAATAGATGACTctttttctttaagaaaaaaaaatttggactTATAAATGAAAATCTGAAATTTCCATGTCTTCGATTTTGGATGGCTAGCTTCTGCGAATCTAGACTGCGTTTCAATaggttttctgaaaaatattatttgtataTAACTTGATTGTAATGTTTCACTTGTTGGGCTATTTTAACAAGTTGTCCGCCATCTTAAAATGGAAACTCTTTACTCATGTTCAGTTATAGCAATAGCCCTGAATCCATGTATAGTCTGAGCTTTATAAGTGTGCCACTTGAATTATATAGAACTTGTATTCCTGACAGCATTTCAATGCAACAATGATCTTCCAAATGACATAGATAAGTTCATTGCTTAAAGAGTTTCATTGTTGAATTGATCTCGAAATTGGATCATAATAGTAGTTGCTGCCCAAAGGTGCTTTATGAAAGACGGTGCACAGCAGTGACAGTACTATTGATTCCGTCGATCGAACGAAACCATTTCTTgctttttttctcctctctggCTTGACTACTCTGCTCATAGCAGCCTGCAGAAAAAGCTCTAGAGCCCCATCTCCTAAGTTGGAGCAAGAAGCAAGGGATAGAGCGCATCTTTCCCCTTTCTATTAGTAGTAAGGTTATCAAAAGGTTCTATTTCTGGATTCACTGTCTTCTGACACTAGTAACCAATGAACTCTACTCTTAAACTCAGCATCATGCTAAAATAGGTCAAAAGATACAGGACAGAGTGCCACTAAAGGACTTGTTTAAACTACTATTCTATACTTTGAGTGCAGAATGGGATGTCATGTATACTACTCAAATAACTCAGAAGGCAAAAAAGTACAGTAACGGAATCCTCAAACTTTCATCATGTGGTTCCTACCAATCTCAGGTTAGTCCTATATCCATCCACACTCCCTGCAACTGTCATTTAGTTCACCTTTGTCGAGTTTGCCAAGGATTTGGTTAATAAGCATGGCCGTGCTTATCTTAGTAGTTTATCTGCCTAATATTTCTATGGTTGCAAATAATTTCTGAAGCTAATCAGTCAGTTATCTAGATCTTGCAGATTTTCAGCATTAACTGACTGACTATGTTTTGACTTCCTGATTTGGATTATTCtcaaacatcaatcaaaatgtTTAGCTGATGATATTACAGATCTCAGTCTTATTAGCTGGTTCTGACATAAACACATACCACAAACAAGTCAGGTTACTCTACTTACAGAAGATGGGATCATACTATGCCGAAGGTTTCTCAAGTTATCAGAACATGTCACAACTGGAGCTACATTGAATTTGCCAAattatttggttgaagttggtgACATGAGGACTAGTGCAGAAGGTAAGGTTGATCATTTAGCAGTCACATGCTTTAACTGTCTTGACATAAGATTAGTTTCAGAAATTCTCAATGTTCTTTATGGACCTGATTTCATTGCTATGTGCAGGAAAACCTCAAAATGATGCTTCTTCACAAGAGCATGCACAATCTGACATTAAAATATCCGGACTAGAGAAGATCAAATTAAGTAGGAGAATATCCTTCAACAAGCCAATTCCTAATAGTAAGTCTGTTGGTAATTTAGTGTATAATAATGTTGATCTCTAGAAACAGAGCAATCTTGCCTTTTCTTTGCTTAGTTCGTCTTTACATGcacttttattttgtttctgtTGTCAAAGTTTAGTGCCTTTGACAAATATTTAGATATAGATTAGTAATCTGCAAAAAATGGGCCCTTCCCCCACTACTTTTTGTAGCCTGTTGTAACATAGCATCACACATGATTACACCATCAGAAAGGAATATTACAGGCTACATAACTCATGATCTTATTTCAACATCTAGAACTTTCAGTATGTTCACTTTCCTGCTTCCAATTGGTATTGCTTAGCAGGGGAGCCTCAAAATGGACCTTGTTCAGTGGAACATGTGGATTCAAAGACTGGAAGCGTTGACAATACCACAAGTTGTAGCATCTCCAAAACTGACTCTGTTCCTGCAGGTAAGCTTTCTACCTTTTCCTTATGTAAGGTGCAGAATTTAACTTTTCTCCAGAAGATCTGGTCAAGATCATTCACTTTAGACTTTCATCCATTGTAGTTAATCAACGGAACTCCTAATTTAGACAATAAATTGTAAGATTTCAATCATATTGAGTTGTATGTGGCACACTACTAAGGCTGGAGCAAAGAGGCTTCAAAATGGTAAACCCATGCAAAACTTCTGAAGGCTCTTATTATTTGTTCCTTCACCATCTTAACAAACCAAGAAAGATCTTCAATTCTATTTCTGGCTATACTGTCTCGTGACAGGATAGAGTGCCATTAGTTAGTGGACAACCTCCAGGACTTGTTCTTAAACTACTTTTCTATACTTGGAGTGCAGAATGGGATGTCATGTATACTACTCAAGTAACTCAGAAGGCAAAAAAGTACATTAACGGAATCCTTAGACTTTCATCTTGTGGTTCCTACCAATCTCAGGTTAGTCCTATATCCATCCACACTCCCTGCAGCTGTAATTTATTTCATCTTTGTCGAGTTTGCCAAGGATTTGGTTGATAAGCATGACTGTGCTTATCTTAGCAGTTTATCGCCTAGTATTTTTGTGGTTGCAAAGAATTTCGGACGCTAATCAGTCAGCTATCTAGATCTTTGCAGATTCTCAGCTTTAACTGAATGATTATGTTTTGACTTCCTAATTTGGATTATTCTCAAACATTAATCAAAGTGTTTAGCTGATGATATTACAGATCTCAATCTTATTAGCTGATTCTGACATAAACTCACACCACAAACAAGTCAGGTTACTCTACTTACAGAAGATGGGATCATACTATGCCGAACGTTTCTCAAGTTATCAGAACATGTCAGAACTGGAACTACGTTGAATCTGCCAAattttttggttgaagttggtgACATGAGGACAAGTCCAGAAGGTAATTTTTCTATGCTACATGGCTAAAATTCTTGCTTTCTTCGTCAGTAAGGTAAGGTTGATCATTTAGCAGTCACAGTTTAACTGTCTTGACATAAGATTAGTTTAAGAAATTCTCTATGTTCTTTATGGACCTGATTTCGTTGCTATATGCAGGAAAACCTCAAAATGATGTTTCTTCACAAGAGCATGCACTATCTGACATTAAAATATCCGCACTcgaaaatatcaaattaagtagGAGGACATCCTTCAACAAGCCAATTCCTAATAGTAAGTCTTTGGTAATTTGGTGTATTAAGTAATGTTGATCTCTAGAAACAGAGAAATCTTGCCTTTTCTTTGCTTAGTTCATCTTTACATgtacttttgttttgtttctgcCATCAAAGTTTAGTGCCTTTGACAAATATTTAGATATAGATTAGTAAACTGCAAAAATCGGCCTTTCCCCCACTACTCTTTATAGCCTGTTGTAATGTAGCATCACACATGATTACAGCATCAGAAAGGAATATTACAGGCTATAGATCTCATGATCTTACTTTCAACCTCTATAGCTTCAATTATGTTCACTTTACCTGCTTCTAATTGGTATTGCTTAACAGGGAAACCTCAAAATGTAGCTATTTCACTAGAACATGTGGATTCAAAGTCTGCAAACATTGACAATAACACAAGTTGTAGGATCTCTGGAACAAACTCTGTTCGTGCAGGTAAGCTGTCCATATGTAAGGAGCAGAATTTAATTTTTCTCCAGAATATCTGGTCAACATCATTCATTCGTGGCTTTCATCCATTTGCTGTTAATCAATGGAACTCCGAATTAAGACAACAAATTATAAGATTTCAACCAAATTGAGTTGTATGTGGCACACAACTTAGGCTTGGAGCAAAGAGGCTTCAAAATGGTAAAGCCATTTGGAACTTCTGAAGGCTCTGAGTGTTTGTTCCTTCACCATCTTAACAAGCACAAGTAATCTTAAATTTGTGGAATtagattttgttttaaagttgCTGAGCTGCCTTACCTTAGATTAGCGGGGAACTGGCTAATTAACTTTAGAAatgctttttcttttaaaaaagatgaatatgtgGATTGCAAGAAAATCATTACAGGTAACTTCTAAATTAAGTTCTCattgaagaaaaaaggaacaaaatatCAATCACTTGTGACAAGGGGGGAGCAGAGGTTTAGGACAAAAGTGGAGAGATGGAGCAAACACAGAAACAAGAAAAGTGGAGAGATGGAGCAAACAGAGAAACAAGAACAGGATCAGCAAAACAGAAAGTGGGGTTGAAGAGCGGGATTGACGTTAAAATTATTACTGTTTAAATCATTTTGTGACGTTTCATTGAGGTAAAAGAGGAATGATAGgaagaggagaagaaaaagagggttggaggagaagaaaaagaggGTTATAAATTTGTAAGGTTTAAAAGTCGagggatttgaaatttggataTTCAGAAGTAAAAGTGGAGGAGTTGAATATAAGGATTCTCAGAAGTCAAACTGTGGCGGTTTGAATTTTGGATTCTCCTGTATAGAAGCTTTTTGAACCCCTCCAATTGGATGAAAAGGAGGAAATATACCTCTCTAACGTCCTTCAACCCGCACCAAATAATCCGGAAGTAAATTATCAATCATTCCAACCTAAGGTAAGTAACAAAGGAGTTTCTCTCTCCTATGCCAATCCTTTCCCTTTCATGGAACCAAACACAGTGTCAGCAAAATGCAATGTTTTTCTTTTCGACTAAGCAAGTCATAAGGTTTATTTGGGGAAAAACTGTTATATAGTGTCATTAGAATGTAACAAAAAGAGGCTGATATCCCTCCTTTAACTAATATGTTTTTTCTTGATAAGTAGATatgacatgtttttttttttttttttcttcttatgcaAACGAACATGCTGACAATAACTATTCTGCATTTGCTTAAACAAAATTATCAGTGGAAATGGATTTCCTTCTACTGTTGTATAATTGACAATGAATGACTTTCATCAATTTTTTCTTGGGAATAAGACTGAGTTGCCTTTGGCTTAATTAGTATTGGATCCCACCTTAGTTTGATATTTAAATCAGTCATTAATCTCCAAGTTCATACTACGTAAAGATAAATATCAAGGACTGGTGTATATTTGTCCGGTGCAACTGATGAATTAGACATGTCATATATGCTATACATCGAGTTAGTTAACTTGGAGTTGCAAGAAACTTCAGTTTCTTAATTCTTTTTGGCAAGTAAGGCCAATGTTTCCTTTTTTCCAATCTAGTCAATTGCTAAATATCTTTTAACTATTGGTACTATTTGTCTCATGACAGCCCATGAAATTTTGTCCATTCTTAAAAAACCCATCACTTCGGAAGGTGTTGTCACTGTAAGGAGCAGCACATATGCAGATGAATGCCAACTACTGCAGTCATCAGGTCTTGTTTCCAGTGCTATTAAGAGAGAAACAGAGGAACATTTCATGCAATACTTCAATGATAAAGGTAGTTCACCAGAGCATAAGGTAGAAGAAACTATCATGACTCATAGAAACGACAGGAAAATCTCAAAGATGAAAGCTACTGATGCATTCCATTTGGACAGCATATCCCAACCATCGGATTGTGCTGACCAAAGAGTATCTCAAACTCAGTCATTAAGCTTGTCTACTGGGTAAGTATTGAAAGACATTCCGAGGTTAATAACCACCCTTCAATTTGTCAACTTTGTCTGCTCATGCGTCTATGGTTGTGCTATGAAAAGCCATCTAAGCAATGAAGCGATGCAAAACAAGTGGTTATCTCTTCATAGATGAAGCCATGCGTTTGCACTAAGTGATTCCGACGAGATCAGTGGCTTCTTTGAATCTCAACTTTGAGGAGTTGGATTAATACGACATTATTATGTATTGGATGCTAAAATTAGTTATTTCAATTGCAACTTAATTGTTATCATACTAAATTCTTAGAAATTTGATATTTTCTGATATTCCGTAATTTGTGCGCTTCACTTCTCGCTTTTCGCTTCAAACTCCATGACCTTGTCGCTTTTTTGCACTTTTTGCTTTTAAGAACATTGGTCTATGGATACTTGGCATATCAGTTGTTTATGTGTTAAGATTATATGGCAGTTTTAACTAGTACTTGTCATATTCttgataaaaaaaacaaaaaaaaaaactagtcctTGTCatattatatttggtttgacttAATTTTTTCCAGATTAGCAGCGGCGGATATATGGTCGTGTGATGTAGAATGCGCTCTCACAGAGAGAAGGTCCCCAACTGCGAAGCTGAAGCATTTGGCTATTCCTGAGTCAGACTCTAAGGTTAAAGCAGTTGAAATACTCTGCCACGACAGGTCTAGTAAAATTTCAGAAATCAAGAAAGCATCTGAATCTGTCTCCCACCACCAAGGCAAGCATCCTCAAGAACACATACCAGCGTATCAATTTTCCTACTTCCTCCAGTCCATTTTAAATGTCTTTTAAGGTTTTGGCAGACccattaagaaaaatatttctccTCAAATTGAGTATACTGTTGCGAGACTTTTTAGAAAATTTTATAGATCATTTATTAGAgcaatggtagtatggaaaaaAGTAATTAAGGCCTTTTGGCTTCCTAAAGCGACACATAATGTGGACCAATTGCTTTGCTAAATGACATAAAAATGGACGGAAGGTAGTATTAATTACATTTTCTGTCATTTGCTTCTATCTGTGCAGATAATCATAGTGGCTCAATGGCTGCATTAACAGATTTCTGCACCTTAACTCATGCGTCCGACAAGGTAAGCCGTTGTACTCCCTGTTCCTTTTTGAGGTTTGAGTCAAATATGAAGAGGAGAAACTTAGTTTCCTTCTACataacaaaaggaaaataagaggCTGTTGGTTTTTGAAACAAAGAAATACAGgaaaataaagaggaagaaaactTTAAGAATTAGAGTTGAATGCAGTAGAgtacaagaaagaagagagcTTATGAACTGAAGTTGAAAGTTCGATATATTTTTACTGCAGTATAAGACTACAATTTATAATAGAAAATACTAACTTAAAAACCTAAAGATAAGCAAAGAAAATCTGCTGAAAATAACAAATTCCTAAAGACTAGGAAATACTatttattcaaaattcaaatagaaatcAACTCCTAAATACTAGGTCTAACTAGTTGACTAggtaaaacttaataaattacTACAGTAATAAGATTTGCAGTTCTAAAGCAAATATTCAACAGAAGCCAAGAGTGAATAGGAGTTGAAAAGTAGGGAAGAAAAGGGTATTTGGAAACAAAGGAGAAAAGAGGAACTTTAGAGTTAAAATATTGGTTTCTGATGGAAACTACTAAGAAAATTATACGTATGCCAATCAACTTTAATAGAGGAATATTGGAACACCAACTTCTCATCCATTATTTCCTCAAATGGATTCACTAATGCCAATTACAACATTTTCCTATGTGATGAAAATTACTGTACGACGGTGCCACCAATACTTGTTTTCTGACAGTATCTGCTGTTTTCTTTAGCCTTCTGCAGATAACAAGCAGACAGATACCCAGTGGCAAGAGGCATTTTCTGGTGTCACTGTCGATGTTTCAAGTGATTCTGCTCAACAGTTCCATGGTCACTCAACGGAGATAAAATCTGAGCATGACAACAGTGCATGCACAATGGATGATTTTCCTAGTTTTGATCTTGGATTTTAGACAATCGTGTTGTTCTTTTCCATGTATCAGCAAAATACCATCAGTGAGGCTTTTCTCAAGATATTCGCAGACTCGCCTATTGTGGATATGCTCAGACAAGAATTGTTTATAAATTGTAGCCTCTTCATAATTACTGTTgatttgaaggaaaaagagttaAAAGGTTACTGAAAAAATGAAGCTATAACTTTGAGGATATTGTCGTTACTGGACtgtgtttcaatttttttatatgaacttagatgtatatttttcattttgattTCAAAATGCTATGGTACTTTGAATTACAATATTGCCAATACTATatgtaatataataaagtttacAAAAGAGATACATACGACTATCATAATATCAAACCCAAAATTGATGTATTCACCTTTAGTTTTGTAGACTGTTGTATTTAAGACATGATTCATAGGAACTTCCGGTGGATGCAATGAAGTAAAGAAGTGTTATTGTATACAAGTTGAAATCGTGTTACTAGCTTTAAATGATTTATTTTACTCTttgtaatctttttttatttttttttattttctatcttcAATTCGTTTTGGAACTTGATTTGAGAAGATCTATTTCGCTTGAGTATCTATTTTGTGCTTTAAACTCTCCCAAGATATTACATTAAAGTTTAAAATGGTTAGGAAAGATATAACAATAACTGCAGAAACATTTCACTTAGAAATTCGATTCACAAGATAAGTTGAAGCAATTTGACATGGAACATGGTCACAAGATGAAGGCAATGAACTTTCAAATACATTGCTCTTAATTCATTGAATTATTCTTTGATTAAGCACCCTTGTATCATCTTTTAGTTTTCTCTCTCTTATTTAGAATTACCATTTCTGAAAGGGATCATTGGCATAAACCTGCAAACGACATAGTATACATTTTACAGAGTTTCCAAACTTTCTTCTGCCTGCATTTTCATATCTTTGCTCATGCAGTAAGCCATGTTTCCATATACTTGTAACCTGTTCTACTTTTTCTACGTAGTTGATACCATCAATTGATGAAAGCACTGATTTTTAGCTCTGGAAAACTCGACGATATCTCTATTTCCTGATTTCATCATCTATCGTCGTGGTATTTGGAAGGTATACCTGCCTTTCTTGATCCCTGACCATGACCATGACGGCTGAGGAAAGCTGTTAGTAAATTCTTACTCTTTCTGGCGTAATTTTGCATATCCTTTGCACTGTTTCTTTCCGGATTTATGGACATTGAAATCGCCCTCCGTGGCTCAGATGGACACTGTTATTACCCAAAACATATGATACATATGGTCATTTAGCATGAACAAACATTTTTTCTTCTCCACCAACATAATGTACTTGATTGCTATGTTGCTCGAACTCTTCAAAAAATGTTAACCAGTGCGataacatttttggagagtccgagcaacacaTCTTAATTGCATGATTAAAGTTCTTACCCTCTGTCTAATATTAGAAGTGCTGGGAGAAATTGATCTTCTGATGGCTGATCCAAAACGCATCAGAGGAGAAACTGATCTATTGACGGATCCAGAACGGTTGAGACCAAATTTAAGTGGTGAAACTGATCTATTCCCTGTTTCATTATTGAATATGTTAACTAGAGTTTTTATCTTCTACATACTGACAGGGTTAAAAAAATTACAGTATCAGATCACCTAAACATAACTGATAGTTAAAGACTATAAAAGGCGGGATTAGTAACCTGGAAAATAAGGTAGATTACCTAATACAATAAGTTAAACAATTATGATAGTGCAAAAAAATTTATGTTGCCTGCGCATATAAGTTAAATCCGTGTTAATTTACTCAGGAGACGTCTGTTCaaaagaatgttttttttttttttccaaaaagaaaataagaatttttttggTTATATATGTGAttgattttttgtatttcttttttaaaataggTTTTTCAAGTGAAATGCTTGTCGAAACACACCTACAATTTCCAAATACCTTGTTCAACTTAATTCAGATACTACATTTTTTCaagatattatattttttatgtccaaacgcctattAATATTGTACTGTGTATAACTAAGAAGTTTAAGTTGGTACTGACCAACTTCTTTGGTGGAGGCAACCCTTGTAAATGAGAAGTTAAGAGGATTTGGAGAAGCATCTGTCCATGAAATCTTGGGAGGCCTTTTCCTGTATCAATTTTAAAATGGTTACCGACTTTGAAGGCAAAATTGGCAAAAAGAAAGGGTTATCATAAGTATTCTCATTAATTGAAAAACCTACATGTAATGTTTAGATGGATGAGGCTTTGATGGTAGAGCTTGAAAAGGATGAGGAAAACAATCACCTAATGGCAAGAGAGAAGAACCAAAgaaagttaaaaagaaaaagaactaaaaagggcaaagataaaaagaattttgtAAATTTCGAGACCATATCATCTAAAAGCGTAAGTTGTTGGAATTTGTTATGTTTTAACACGCCCCTCATTAAATTGCACGgtcatctcatctaaaagtttaacTTGTTGAAGATATAACTTACATGAAAAGTATGCTCCTTCCGACGGCTTAAAAACTTTTAGACTATATTGATCGGCCTCTTCAAAAATATTGTCGGGtgtgtgtcggatcctccaaaagctatgcatttttggaggatcggACAAGAATGCTGCAATAtatttgaagagtccgagcaacatagctctTAGATGAGATGGTCATACAATTCAACAGAATTCAAAGGCGCTAAGAGAACAAGAATATGGCAAAATAATGTACCATTCTTAGGCACCTGCAAGTCATCTTGAGGACACAAGTTGTGTTCCTTATTTCTTGGTCTTGGTTTTGGCACTGCAGGTTGTGTCTCTGCAGCTGCAAAATGTGAATATTGAGAATGAAATTGAAGCGAAGCACATTTGTTTGTTTTTAAGAAAGTAGCAAAAAATGATTATTGCAATATagagggaaaaaaataattgcCTGAAATCATGTAACGCTTATGTTGCTTTGGAGTCAGAATTATCAAAGATTGTTGCAAGAGGCCACTTCGATCAACAATTTCTTGGCATGTTTGCAATTTCTAATTTGGAGTAacacagaaaaaaaaatggtaagaCGGGAATTATAGAGATCTTTTAGTATTAGGGAAACTAAATTCTAATAATTTTGGACTAAAAAATACTTAAATGGAGCAACATGATCAGCAGGGATTCAAATAACTGTCTCCACTTAACTTGAGATTGAGACATTGTTGTTGTTTGCGGTGAAACTAATCGTTCTTGTAAGTT
It includes:
- the LOC132030657 gene encoding uncharacterized protein LOC132030657 isoform X1; its protein translation is MGDAKKKWCVTYTKHLKQKRKVYQDGFLELQSSTHKVMLYDDCEKLLGIKILKNDIDVKEGETLAFDSYLVDIGDPHGDYKPVPILKTKQIKKESQESGLLHSGKGSTAADNRKSNLGKRKAFPSPLSPSHKIIREFKKSEAHKYNSSPGSLDMTKSSTEEWQVLYTTQMTQKAKKFHDGYLQLVMSSSHCRQIMLYDATRRLLDSRFLKKNESIMSGQLVTFDGHLVELGECEEGQKPPKQIIPQGKHTMELGKRGPIHDEVAVHNKLPAEWDVMYTTQITQKAKKYSNGILKLSSCGSYQSQVTLLTEDGIILCRRFLKLSEHVTTGATLNLPNYLVEVGDMRTSAEGKPQNDASSQEHAQSDIKISGLEKIKLSRRISFNKPIPNREPQNGPCSVEHVDSKTGSVDNTTSCSISKTDSVPAEWDVMYTTQVTQKAKKYINGILRLSSCGSYQSQVTLLTEDGIILCRTFLKLSEHVRTGTTLNLPNFLVEVGDMRTSPEGKPQNDVSSQEHALSDIKISALENIKLSRRTSFNKPIPNRKPQNVAISLEHVDSKSANIDNNTSCRISGTNSVRAGKLSISHEILSILKKPITSEGVVTVRSSTYADECQLLQSSGLVSSAIKRETEEHFMQYFNDKGSSPEHKVEETIMTHRNDRKISKMKATDAFHLDSISQPSDCADQRVSQTQSLSLSTGLAAADIWSCDVECALTERRSPTAKLKHLAIPESDSKVKAVEILCHDRSSKISEIKKASESVSHHQDNHSGSMAALTDFCTLTHASDKPSADNKQTDTQWQEAFSGVTVDVSSDSAQQFHGHSTEIKSEHDNSACTMDDFPSFDLGF
- the LOC132030657 gene encoding uncharacterized protein LOC132030657 isoform X5, with product MGDAKKKWCVTYTKHLKQKRKVYQDGFLELQSSTHKVMLYDDCEKLLGIKILKNDIDVKEGETLAFDSYLVDIGDPHGDYKPVPILKTKQIKKESQESGLLHSGKGSTAADNRKSNLGKRKAFPSPLSPSHKIIREFKKSEAHKYNSSPGSLDMTKSSTEEWQVLYTTQMTQKAKKFHDGYLQLVMSSSHCRQIMLYDATRRLLDSRFLKKNESIMSGQLVTFDGHLVELGECEEGQKPPKQIIPQGKHTMELGKRGPIHDEVAVHNKLPAEWDVMYTTQITQKAKKYSNGILKLSSCGSYQSQVTLLTEDGIILCRRFLKLSEHVTTGATLNLPNYLVEVGDMRTSAEGKPQNDASSQEHAQSDIKISGLEKIKLSRRISFNKPIPNREPQNGPCSVEHVDSKTGSVDNTTSCSISKTDSVPAEWDVMYTTQVTQKAKKYINGILRLSSCGSYQSQVTLLTEDGIILCRTFLKLSEHVRTGTTLNLPNFLVEVGDMRTSPEGKPQNDVSSQEHALSDIKISALENIKLSRRTSFNKPIPNRKPQNVAISLEHVDSKSANIDNNTSCRISGTNSVRAGKLSISHEILSILKKPITSEGVVTVRSSTYADECQLLQSSGLVSSAIKRETEEHFMQYFNDKGSSPEHKVEETIMTHRNDRKISKMKATDAFHLDSISQPSDCADQRVSQTQSLSLSTGGGYMVV